CCGGGTCAAAAACAGCGCCAAGGCCGTGTTCGCCGTCCACTGCCACAACGACCTGGGCCTGGGCGCGGCCAACACCCTGGCCGCCCTGGCCGCCGGGGCCCGGCAGGCCGAGGTGACCCTTTCCGGCATCGGTGAGCGGGCCGGCAACGCCTCCCTGGAGCAGGTGGTCATGGCCCTTCGGACCCGTCCCACCTACTACAACCTGGAGACCAGCGTGGATTCGGAGCAGATCTATCCCTCCTGCCGCCTGCTCTCGCGCATCATCGGCATGCCCATTCCGCCGTACCAGGCCATCATCGGCCGCAACGCCTTCGCCCATGAGTCCGGCATCCACCAGCACGGCATGCTCAAAGACCGCCGCACCTACGAGATCATGACCCCCCAGTCCATCGGCCGGGCCGGGACCGAGATGGTGCTTGGCAAGCATTCCGGCCGCCACGCCCTCAAATCGAAAGTCGAGCAGCTCAACTACCGCCTGACCGACGAGCAGATCGATTTGGTGTTTGCGGCCGTGAAGGAGCTGGCCGACCGCAAAAAGCAGATCTACGACGACGATGTGGAATCGCTCATCCTGGAAAACGTCTTCCGCATCCCGGACAAGTACCGCCTGAAGTACCTGACCGTGCTGGCCGGAAACATCGAAATGTCCCCTTCGGCCAACGTGCTCATGGAGATCGACGGCAAAGAGGCCAAGGTCTCGTCCTTCGGGGTCGGCCCCGTGGACGCCGCCTTCGAGGCCATCAGCAAGCTGACCGGCAAAAAGCCCGAACTGGAATCCTATCTGGTCAACGCCATCACCGGCGGCGCAGACGCCCAGGGCGAGGTCACCGTGCGCATCCGCGAGGGCGAAAAAACCTCCGTGGGACGCGGTTCCCATGACGACATCATCGTGGCCAGCGCCCTGGCCTACATCAACGCCCTCAATCGGATGGCCAAAAAAGAGGAGGAACGCGAATGCGCCGCACTTTAGCCGAAAAGATCCTCGCCCTGCACAGCGGCGAGGAGGACGTCACCCCGGGGCGCATCGTGCGTTGCCCCCTGACCCTGGTCCTGGCCAACGACATCACCGCCCCCCTGGCCATCAAGGCCATGGCCAAAATGGGCGCGGACACGGTCTTTGACCGGGAAAAGGTGGTCATCGTCTGCGACCACTTCACCCCCAATAAAGACATCGACTCCGCCGAGCAGGTCAAGTTCTGCCGCGAGTTCGCCGTGAAAATGGGACTTATGAACTATTTCGAGGGCGGAAATGTGGGCGTGGAGCACGCTTTGCTGCCCGAGCTGGGCCTCGTGGGGCCAGGCGACGTCATCGTCGGCGGCGACTCCCACACCTGCACCTACGGCGGCCTGGGCGCGTTCGCCACGGGCCTGGGCTCAACCGACATCGGCGCGGCCATGGCCCTGGGCGAGACCTGGTTCAAGGTGCCGCCGACCATCAAGGTCATCCTCACCGGAACCCTGGCCCCCTTTGTCGGGGCCAAAGACCTCATGCTGAAGCTCATCGGCATGCTCGGCGTCTCCGGCGCGCTTTACAAGGCCCTGGAATTCACCGGGCCCCTGTGTGCCGAACTCTCCGTCGAGGGCCGCATGACCATGGCCAACATGGCCATCGAGGCCGGAGGCAAGGTGGGCCTTTTCGCCTCGGACGAAAAGACCGTGGCCTACGCCGCCGCCCACCATCGTCCCGGCGCGCCCATGCTCGCCGCCGATCCCGGCGCGGCCTACGAGCGCGAGGTCGAAATCGACGCCACCGGCATGTCGCCCCAGGTGGCCTGTCCGCATCTGCCCGACAACGTCCGGCCCGTGGAGGAACTCGGCGACATCGCCATCCATCAGGCCGTCATCGGCTCCTGCACCAACGGCCGCATCGAAGATCTGCGCGCCGCCGCCGCCATCCTCAAAGGCAAAAAGGCCGCCAAAAACGTGCGCCTGATCATCCTGCCGGCCACGCCCGCCATCTGGAAGCAGGCCCTGGCCGAAGGCCTGCTCGAAACCTTCATGGACTGCGGGGCCATCGTCGGGCCGCCCACCTGCGGGCCCTGCCTGGGCGGGCACATGGGCATCCTGGCCGGAGGCGAGCGGGCCATCGCCACCACCAACCGCAACTTCAAGGGCCGTATGGGAAGCCTGGACAGCGAAGTCTACCTGGCCAGCCCTGCCGTGGCCGCCGCCAGCGCCCTGACGGGGGTCATCACCCACCCGGCGGCCGTGTAGGCATGTGGGGAGGGGGCTGCGCCCCCTCCAGGATCGATGACAAAGCCCCTGGCGGGGCTTTGCGCCGCCGACGGCGGCAGGGCCGCCGGGCGGAAAGACACGAAAATCACTCGCTTACGGCGCGGCATAGCCACGACCTGCTCGTGATTTTCGAGGCTGCTGACTGCGTCAGCAGCCTCTGGAAGGGGCATTCGCCCCTTCCAGTCCCCACCCCGCCCGGGGGGAATCATTCCCCCCGGACCCCCCGAACGGGGGGCGGGGGAGAGGTGAAGAGAGGCACTGAAACTATTGAAGTTTTCTGGGAGGGAGGGGTGTGGGGAGGGAACCCCTCTTTTTCAAAAGAGGGTTCCCTCCCCACATTCTCCCCCCAAAAAAGGAGATACCTATGTTCCATGGAAAGGCGCACAAGGTCGGGGCCCACATTGACACCGACGCCATCATACCGGCCAAGTTTTTAGTCACCACGGACCCCGTGGAGCTCGGCGCGAACTGCATGTCCGGCCTTGAGCCGGGCTGGGTGGACCGGGTGCAAAAGGGCGATGTGCTGGTGGCCGGGGAGAACTTCGGCTGCGGCTCGTCGCGGGAGCACGCCCCGGTGGCGATCCTGGGGGCCGGGATTCCCGTTGTCGCGGCGCACAGCTTCGCCAGGATTTTCTACAGGAACGGGTTCAATATGGGCCTGACGCTCCTGGAGATCGGCGACGGGGTGGAGAAGATCCATGACGGCGACGAGCTGCGTGTGGACGCTGACGCCGGGGTCATCGAGAACGTGACCACGGGGGAAAAGATCCCCTGCGCCCCGGTACCCGCCTTCATGCGTGAGATTTTGGACAGGGGCGGTCTGGCCGGATATGTGAAAGACAAGCTGCAGGCGGGGGCGCAATCATGAAATACAAGCTGTGCGTGTTGCCGGGAGACGGCATCGGCCCCGAGATCGTGGCCCAGGCGGAGAGGGTGCTCGGGAAGGTGGGCGAGGTGTTCGGGCATGAGTTTACGTGTGAGACGCACCTGATCGGCGGCGCGGCCATCGACGCCACAGGGGGGCCGTTGCCGGAGGCCACGCTGGCGGCGGCCAAGGCCTCTGATGCCGTGCTTCTGGGGGCCGTGGGCGGTCCCAAGTGGGACGCCATCGACAAGGCTGTGCGCCCCGAGAAGGGGCTTTTGGGCATCCGTAAGGAACTGGGGCTTTTCGCCAACCTGCGTCCGGCCAGGCTTTTTCCCGAGCTTGCGGCCTCCTGCTGCCTGCGCCCGGACATCGTGGGCCAGGGCTTGGACGTGGTGGTGGTGCGCGAGCTCACCGGCGGGGCCTATTTCGGGCAGCCCCGGGGCGAGGAGATGCGCGGAGGCGAACGCGTGGCCTTTAACACCATGCTCTATGCCGAATCCGAGATCCGGCGCATCGCCAAGGTGGGCTTTGAAACGGCCCGCAAGCGCGGCAAAAAGCTGTGCTCCGTGGACAAGGCCAACGTCCTTGAGGTGTCGCAGTTGTGGCGCGAGGTGGTTGTAGAGGAGTCAAAAAACTATCCGGATGTGGAGCTGTCCCACATGTATGTGGACAACGCGGCCATGCAACTGGTGCGCGCCCCGTCCCAGTTCGACGTCATCGTCACCGAGAACCTCTTCGGCGACATCCTGTCCGACGAGGCGGCCATCATCACCGGGTCCATCGGCATGTTGCCCTCGGCGTCGCTTGGCGCGGGCGGCCCGGGCCTGTACGAGCCGATCCATGGTTCCGCCCCGGACATCGCCGGGAAGGATTTGGCCAATCCCTTGGCCACGATCCTGTCCATCTCCATGATGTTCGTGCATTCCTTCGGCCTGACGGACGAGGCGGCGGCTGTGGACAAGGCCGTGGCCGAGGTGCTTCGCGAGGGCTTCCGCACCGGGGACATCATGGGCGCGGGGAAGACGGAAAAACGCGTGGGCTGCGCCGAGATGGGCGGCCTTGTGGCCGAACGCATCCGCCGGTAGCGGCGCACGCAATACAAATAAGAAAGCCGCAGGATGCGCCGTATGCGGAAAATCGTGCCTCAGGCCGTCCAGGCTGGCGGCTTCACGTCGTTTCATGCGGACATGGGCGGCCTGTTGCACCTGATGCGCCGGACCATGGCGGAGAACGGGCCGCTTCCCGAGGGCGGCGTCCTGGCCGAACAGGTCTTTTTGGGCCAGGGCTATGAATTGCGGCTGGTCTGTCGGCAGGGCGGGGCCCGGCCGATTCTGGCCTGCATGGAGAAGCCCGTGCCGCATCAGGTGTCCCTGGGGCGGCTGGACAAGGATGGCCGGGTGCGGGTTTCTTCCTACGGCCTGCGGCTGTTTTACGATTTCCTGGCCGAGCTTGAGGTGCTGGACCGATTTTGCCTGGACCTGGAGAAGGCCCTTACGCTGCATCAGTGTGGCGGGGGGCCTCCCGGGACGGGCGGGGAAGGGATGCCCCGGCCGGGAAACGGGGGCCGATCGGCGCTGCACTGAGGCGCGGGAATCCGGATTACGGCCTGGACCGGCCGTTGCCGTGGCCGTTTGAAAGGGCGACGGGGGGCGGCAGGGTTCGGATGGCCTCGTTGATGCGCGTGATGATTTCCGGGGGGACGTTTTTGCCGCACATGATGTGGCGCGGCGTCTCCGGGGGGACGCCGCCCAGGGCCATGAAGCGGGTTTTCTTTTGTAGCTCGGGATGCCTCGAAACCAGCCAGGCGTATTCCTCGGGGCCGATGAAGGTGTAGTCGATGCGTCCCCGGGCGATCATTTCCAAAAGCTGGTCGTTTTCGGCCACGGTCAGGTCGGCGGCGTGGCGATGCTCGGAAAGCTTGGCATCCAGCCAGTCGCCGTAAGAAAACCCCTGGCGTAGTCCCAGGCGCATGCCGGGCCGCAGCAGGGCGTCGGCCGTGGGGGCATGGGGAAGCGTCCGCAAGATATCGGTTCGCACGGCCACCCCCATGGGGCTGCCGGTAAAGATGGGGTCGCTGAAGCGGGCATAGGCCTCGCGCTCTGCGGTTTTGAACCAGCCCACGGCGCACGCGGCCATGGCGCCCTCTTCCAGGGTCTTGAGGATGCGTTTGGGCGGGGCCTCCTCGAAACGGAAGGGGATGCGGGCCGCGTCGAGGACGTTTTTGGTGTAGTCGAGGAGAAAGCCACCGAAATGATGGCCTTTTTCCACGACGTAATAGGGGGGCCGGTGGAAAACCAGCACCGTGAGCGGCTCGCTTTGGGCCATGGCCGCCGGGGCGGCGACGAAAATGGCCAGAGCCAGAAAAAGTGGCGCGAAAAGTGGCGACGGCTGGCGGCCCATAACGCAGATTGCCCCTGAAGTTCTTTCCCTAGCATTGGACCGGGCATGGTTTTCTTCATGATAAACCCGGCGGGGGA
Above is a genomic segment from Desulfolutivibrio sulfodismutans DSM 3696 containing:
- a CDS encoding 2-isopropylmalate synthase codes for the protein MSERVYIFDTTLRDGEQSPGATMTPQEKVRMARQLETLGVDIIEAGFPAASDGDFESVRMIAAAVKNVQVAALCRALTTDIDRGFAAIKDAAHPRIHTFLATSELHMKHKLGKSPREVMDMARAAVSHAASLTTNVEFSAEDASRSEPEFLAAMCELAIEAGATTVNIPDTVGYAQPAEFAELIRFLLGRVKNSAKAVFAVHCHNDLGLGAANTLAALAAGARQAEVTLSGIGERAGNASLEQVVMALRTRPTYYNLETSVDSEQIYPSCRLLSRIIGMPIPPYQAIIGRNAFAHESGIHQHGMLKDRRTYEIMTPQSIGRAGTEMVLGKHSGRHALKSKVEQLNYRLTDEQIDLVFAAVKELADRKKQIYDDDVESLILENVFRIPDKYRLKYLTVLAGNIEMSPSANVLMEIDGKEAKVSSFGVGPVDAAFEAISKLTGKKPELESYLVNAITGGADAQGEVTVRIREGEKTSVGRGSHDDIIVASALAYINALNRMAKKEEERECAAL
- the leuC gene encoding 3-isopropylmalate dehydratase large subunit — protein: MRRTLAEKILALHSGEEDVTPGRIVRCPLTLVLANDITAPLAIKAMAKMGADTVFDREKVVIVCDHFTPNKDIDSAEQVKFCREFAVKMGLMNYFEGGNVGVEHALLPELGLVGPGDVIVGGDSHTCTYGGLGAFATGLGSTDIGAAMALGETWFKVPPTIKVILTGTLAPFVGAKDLMLKLIGMLGVSGALYKALEFTGPLCAELSVEGRMTMANMAIEAGGKVGLFASDEKTVAYAAAHHRPGAPMLAADPGAAYEREVEIDATGMSPQVACPHLPDNVRPVEELGDIAIHQAVIGSCTNGRIEDLRAAAAILKGKKAAKNVRLIILPATPAIWKQALAEGLLETFMDCGAIVGPPTCGPCLGGHMGILAGGERAIATTNRNFKGRMGSLDSEVYLASPAVAAASALTGVITHPAAV
- a CDS encoding 3-isopropylmalate dehydratase small subunit, whose translation is MFHGKAHKVGAHIDTDAIIPAKFLVTTDPVELGANCMSGLEPGWVDRVQKGDVLVAGENFGCGSSREHAPVAILGAGIPVVAAHSFARIFYRNGFNMGLTLLEIGDGVEKIHDGDELRVDADAGVIENVTTGEKIPCAPVPAFMREILDRGGLAGYVKDKLQAGAQS
- the leuB gene encoding 3-isopropylmalate dehydrogenase, whose translation is MKYKLCVLPGDGIGPEIVAQAERVLGKVGEVFGHEFTCETHLIGGAAIDATGGPLPEATLAAAKASDAVLLGAVGGPKWDAIDKAVRPEKGLLGIRKELGLFANLRPARLFPELAASCCLRPDIVGQGLDVVVVRELTGGAYFGQPRGEEMRGGERVAFNTMLYAESEIRRIAKVGFETARKRGKKLCSVDKANVLEVSQLWREVVVEESKNYPDVELSHMYVDNAAMQLVRAPSQFDVIVTENLFGDILSDEAAIITGSIGMLPSASLGAGGPGLYEPIHGSAPDIAGKDLANPLATILSISMMFVHSFGLTDEAAAVDKAVAEVLREGFRTGDIMGAGKTEKRVGCAEMGGLVAERIRR
- a CDS encoding substrate-binding periplasmic protein, translating into MGRQPSPLFAPLFLALAIFVAAPAAMAQSEPLTVLVFHRPPYYVVEKGHHFGGFLLDYTKNVLDAARIPFRFEEAPPKRILKTLEEGAMAACAVGWFKTAEREAYARFSDPIFTGSPMGVAVRTDILRTLPHAPTADALLRPGMRLGLRQGFSYGDWLDAKLSEHRHAADLTVAENDQLLEMIARGRIDYTFIGPEEYAWLVSRHPELQKKTRFMALGGVPPETPRHIMCGKNVPPEIITRINEAIRTLPPPVALSNGHGNGRSRP